The genomic DNA GAGGTAGACTCGCCAATAACTACAACATACGTTTGAGGTATATTTAAAGTGTTAGTTACAGTAATTGTTTTTGTGTTTTCTTTAGCTAAAGCCGCCTTTAAATTTGCTTTTGCTATTGTATAATCTTCATAAGAAGTAATAGTTGTATACAGTAAGTTTTCATTATTAAAACGTGTGAAAATAAAAAATAATGCTATTAAAATACTTACTAACCCTAAAGCCTTAATAGGAAATGAAAACTGTAAATTTTTTAATTTTTTTTGTTTTAAAAATATAATAGAAAAGCCTACTACTGCTATAAAAAACAGAATTAAACCTATAATTTTTACATTAAAATAATTAGAAAGAAAATCTGATGCTTCACTCCTATTTGTTTCAAAAATTACAAACAAAATTGAAGAACTAATTTTAACACCATAATTAATATAAAAACTTAATTTTATTACTGCTAAAACGCTTAATAGAATAACTGAAAATAGCAAATACCATTTACGTAACTTTTCAGATTTAAAAAAAAGGAAAATACTACTAAATATCGCTGTTAAAAAACCAAATGCAATAACTTCTTTTAAATAAACGTAAGTAAAAGGCATTACAAACCAGCCCAAAACAATAATGACAAGCAATGGTAAACTTAGTAAACATACTAAGCTTAATATAGATTGTATTTGTTTAAATAAGTGTTTAATCAAGAGTGTTATTATTCTTATACTTTGCTTTTTTACTTCCTGCATACATCTCGTATTTTACTAAACGAGATTCTAATTTCGCATTCATTAATTTTATTTTTCGTGACGGACGTAAACCAACATGTTTTATGGCATCTAAATTAGAGGTAATAAACCAAGCATTTGTATTTGGATATCCTTGTTTTAAAGTATCGCCAATGTTTTTATAAAAACTTTCCATTTCTATATCTAAACGCTCACCGTACGGCGGATTAAAAACCATATGTAATTTATTGTCTCCTGCTTTTTGAGTTTTAAAGAAGTCTTCGTGCTTTATAGTAATAAACTCATCTAAATGTGCATTTTTAACATTATCCTTTGCTTTTGTTACAGCACTTGGCGATTTATCGTAACCTAAAATTTTATAATGAAAATCTCTGGTTTTTTTAAGCAGCGATTCTTCAATTTTTTCAAATAACTCAACATCCCAATCATTCCAGCGCTCAAAAGCAAACTCTTTACGCATTAAATTTGGTGGAATATTACAAGCAATCATAGCAGCTTCGGCTAAAACAGTACCACTACCACACATTGGATCCATAAAATCAGATTGTCCATCCCAACCAGAAAGCATAATCATTCCTGCTGCAAGCACTTCGTTTATAGGAGCTATATTTGTAGCCGTTTTATAACCACGCTTGTGTAAAGATTCTCCAGAAGTATCTAAAGAAATAGTACATATAGAACGGTCTATATGAACATTAATTTTTAAATCTGGAAAACGTAAATCTACATTTGGGCGCTCACCAGTTTCATCTCTAAACTTATCTACAATCGCATCTTTTACTTTTAATGCAGTGTATTGCGAATGTGTAAACACTTTAGAGTGTACAGTAGCATCTATTGCTAAAGAACCAGAAGATTTTAAGTATTTAGACCAATTCATTTTATAGACTTGAGAATACAAATCTTTTTCACTACTTACTTTAAAAGTTCTTATAGGTTTTAAAATTTTAATTGCTGTACGTATTGCAAGATTTGCTTTGTACATAAAACCTTTATCTCCAACAAAACTAACATTACGCACACCAGTTTTAACCTGCATTGCTCCTAATTGAGTAAGCTCTCGTGCTAATAAATCTTCAAATCCAAATAAGGTTTTGGCTACCATTTTGAAATTATCTTCCATACTTTTCGACAAATAGGTTACAAAAATAATCTATTTTTGCGCTAAAATCATTTACTACTAGTAATTACTATTAAAGAAAGTGATTTAAATCTAATAAACTAAAATTACATTCCTTTTTTAATAGGAAATGAATATGACAAAAGAAGAGACTACTTGGTTTGCATCATGGTTTGATACGCCATTTTATCACATTTTATATAAAGACAGAGATTATGCTGAAGCTGAAACGTTTATGTGTAATCTTACCAACTATTTAAACATTCCTGAACACGGAAAAATTTTAGATTTAGCTTGCGGTAAAGGTCGCCATTCGGTTTATTTAAATACTTTAGGCTATAACGTTACCGGTGTAGATTTATCTGCAAATAGTATTGCACATGCAAAACAATTTGAAAACGAAACACTAAATTTTGAGGTGCACGACATGTGTAAACCTTATAGTGATACTTTTGATGCCGTTTTTAATTTATTTACAAGCTTTGGTTATTTTGATAATCTAGAAGATAACCTAAAGACAATTGAAGCCATAAAAGCAGATTTAAACGAAACTGGTTTTGGAGTTATAGATTTTATGAACAGTGAGTATGTTATTGAAAATTTAGTACCAGAAAATGTAAAAACTGTTGATGGTATAGATTTTTACCAAAAACGTCGTGTAGAAGATGGTTTTATAATTAAAGACATTTCTTTTACTGTAGATGGTAAGGATTATGAATTTCAAGAACGTGTACGTGCATTTACTTTAGAAGATTTTGAAGTACTGTTTGAAAAAGCTGGTGTGTATTTACTAGATGTTTTTGGAGACTATAAATTAAGTAAATACATGAGAAAACAGAGTGAGCGTTTAATCTTGATTTTTAAATAATGATTTTAAATATAATTCTTCCAATTATATCTGTAGTAATTGGTTTTGCTATAGTTTTATTATTTAAGCCTAAGCAAAATAGAAACCTTAAATTATTACTAGCTTTTAGTGGTGCTTTTTTACTGTCTATAACAGTATTTAGTTTTTTACCAGAAGTATATAAAACTAACAATAGTAATATTGGTTTGTTTATTATGGTTGGTATTTTACTGCAAATAATTTTAGAGTTTTTCTCTCAAGGAGCAGAACATGGACACGTACATTTAGATAAAAACACCGTTACATTCCCGTGGTTATTATTTATAAGTTTGAGTATTCATAGTGTTTTAGAAGGTATCCCAATTCATGGACACCATAGCTTAATTTACGGCATAATTATACATAAATTACCAGTAGCTATTATTCTAGCAACATTTTTTGTAGCTTCAAAAATGAGTAAAAGTAAAACGTTTCTAT from Lacinutrix sp. 5H-3-7-4 includes the following:
- a CDS encoding class I SAM-dependent RNA methyltransferase — its product is MEDNFKMVAKTLFGFEDLLARELTQLGAMQVKTGVRNVSFVGDKGFMYKANLAIRTAIKILKPIRTFKVSSEKDLYSQVYKMNWSKYLKSSGSLAIDATVHSKVFTHSQYTALKVKDAIVDKFRDETGERPNVDLRFPDLKINVHIDRSICTISLDTSGESLHKRGYKTATNIAPINEVLAAGMIMLSGWDGQSDFMDPMCGSGTVLAEAAMIACNIPPNLMRKEFAFERWNDWDVELFEKIEESLLKKTRDFHYKILGYDKSPSAVTKAKDNVKNAHLDEFITIKHEDFFKTQKAGDNKLHMVFNPPYGERLDIEMESFYKNIGDTLKQGYPNTNAWFITSNLDAIKHVGLRPSRKIKLMNAKLESRLVKYEMYAGSKKAKYKNNNTLD
- a CDS encoding bifunctional 2-polyprenyl-6-hydroxyphenol methylase/3-demethylubiquinol 3-O-methyltransferase UbiG — encoded protein: MTKEETTWFASWFDTPFYHILYKDRDYAEAETFMCNLTNYLNIPEHGKILDLACGKGRHSVYLNTLGYNVTGVDLSANSIAHAKQFENETLNFEVHDMCKPYSDTFDAVFNLFTSFGYFDNLEDNLKTIEAIKADLNETGFGVIDFMNSEYVIENLVPENVKTVDGIDFYQKRRVEDGFIIKDISFTVDGKDYEFQERVRAFTLEDFEVLFEKAGVYLLDVFGDYKLSKYMRKQSERLILIFK
- a CDS encoding zinc/iron permease, with translation MILNIILPIISVVIGFAIVLLFKPKQNRNLKLLLAFSGAFLLSITVFSFLPEVYKTNNSNIGLFIMVGILLQIILEFFSQGAEHGHVHLDKNTVTFPWLLFISLSIHSVLEGIPIHGHHSLIYGIIIHKLPVAIILATFFVASKMSKSKTFLFLLLFALMTPLGVFLSTNIAILETYFQEISAVVIGIFLHISTTILFESNEGHKFNITKLLTIVAAIILAYFI